A portion of the Sabethes cyaneus chromosome 3, idSabCyanKW18_F2, whole genome shotgun sequence genome contains these proteins:
- the LOC128742802 gene encoding stromal cell-derived factor 2 — MTHISEIVYLVVAVSLISNFGCISAARNNKYVTCGSVLKLLNTDYRVRLHSHDVKYGTGSGQQSVTATEVQEDVNSHWAIKAATGKHCERGEPIKCGDTIRLHHLSTNKNLHSHHFQSPLSGNQEISAYGDEKGLGDSGDHWMVVCSGDSWQRASPVKMRHIDTDAYLSVSGRTFGRPINGQMEVVGVSQPYSGTDWTAAEGLFIHQTEADSVPRHTEL, encoded by the exons ATGACGCACATTTCCGAAATAGTTTATCTAGTCGTAGCCGTTAGTTTAATTTCCAATTTTGGCTGTATCAGCG CTGCCAGGAATAACAAATATGTAACATGTGGATCTGTTCTTAAATTGCTCAACACTGACTATCGAGTTCGACTGCATTCGCATGACGTAAAGTATGGAACGGGATCCGGGCAGCAGTCGGTTACGGCAACCGAAGTGCAAGAGGATGTTAACAGCCACTGGGCGATCAAGGCAGCCACCGGAAAGCACTGCGAAAGGGG AGAACCGATAAAGTGTGGTGATACCATCCGTCTGCACCATCTATCGACGAACAAAAACCTACATTCACATCACTTCCAAAGTCCGCTTTCTGGAAATCAGGAAATATCTGCTTATGGGGATGAGAAAG GTCTTGGCGACAGCGGTGACCACTGGATGGTAGTGTGCTCTGGCGATTCCTGGCAGCGTGCTTCTCCGGTTAAGATGCGCCACATTGATACCGATGCGTATCTTTCGGTTTCGGGACGTACCTTTGGTCGGCCCATCAACGGACAGATGGAGGTGGTTGGCGTTTCCCAACCCTACTCCGGTACTGATTGGACGGCCGCGGAGGGACTCTTCATTCACCAGACGGAAGCGGACAGTGTACCGAGGCATACGGAATTGTAA